In the genome of Mytilus edulis chromosome 3, xbMytEdul2.2, whole genome shotgun sequence, one region contains:
- the LOC139514191 gene encoding beta-1,4-galactosyltransferase galt-1-like: MKRNIKVDAYINKTENRKDDSTMRISITNFRLVIVVALSLYTLTVAFIFWGFQDKSSWFPKRFRKSHLSEIQVLVDDDEEEMYEYVNKEENPTIESDAEQRETTFLKLGNIYIFSAYFDNRPNIRPKIRIMTIKQSNCSQNIGCAFKYQNHWIRVYAERHEMCENHGRFYGGWMYFCDVPEQFIDTNSNALSTSDIRLFESNNLEMLVPINITSQTYQDSSKFKLLGQFTDPIGICIPPLFGEINLPMLLQFIELGKIQGVTHFTFYLHKIDDSIRKILDHYQEKGDITLVEWILPSTISLREIWYHGQMLTIQDCLYRNMARTKYLGFLDLDEFIIPLEYFKLTDLLDNYAKKLPTISNISAFSFQSAFFDPKQLPDPSQQLKILQLQRRNSKLSKVRTKLLTVPQNVFELGIHHVSKPIDEFKQVLYVDPDVAKIHHYRACIINFEPDMTCFKDLKDDTILKYSDELIQNYKDAVKNTMHLFAPANELQKSSVK; encoded by the coding sequence ATGAAAAGGAATATTAAAGTTGATGCTTACATCAACAAAACAGAGAACCGTAAGGATGACAGTACAATGAGAATATCAATAACGAATTTTAGACTTGTAATAGTAGTTGCCCTCTCCTTGTACACATTAACTGTCGCTTTTATATTCTGGGGATTTCAGGACAAATCATCATGGTTTCCAAAGAGATTCAGGAAATCACATCTCAGTGAAATTCAAGTTTTAGTTGATGATGATGAAGAGGAAATGTATGAATAtgtaaataaagaagaaaatcCTACCATAGAAAGTGATGCAGAACAGCGGGAAACAACATTCCTAAAATTAGGAAATATATACATCTTTTCTGCATATTTTGACAACAGACCAAATATTAGGCCAAAAATTAGAATTATGACAATAAAACAATCTAATTGTTCACAAAACATTGGTTGtgcttttaaatatcaaaatcacTGGATACGTGTTTATGCAGAAAGACATGAAATGTGTGAGAATCATGGGAGATTTTATGGAGGCTGGATGTATTTCTGTGATGTTCCAGAACAATTTATAGATACAAATTCCAATGCTCTTTCCACATCAGATATACGTTTATTTGAAAGCAATAATTTGGAAATGTTAGTTCCAATCAACATCACATCGCAAACTTATCAGGATAGTTCAAAGTTCAAATTATTAGGTCAATTTACGGACCCAATTGGAATATGTATTCCTCCTTTATTTGGTGAAATCAATTTACCAATGCTTTTACAGTTTATAGAACTAGGAAAAATACAAGGGGTAACtcattttaccttttatttacataaaattgaTGATTCCATAAGAAAAATTCTGGATCATTATCAGGAGAAAGGAGATATAACACTTGTTGAGTGGATTCTCCCTTCAACTATTTCATTGAGGGAGATATGGTACCATGGACAAATGTTAACCATACAAGACTGTCTTTATCGTAACATGGCAAGGACTAAATATCTAGGATTCTTAGATTTAGATGAATTTATCATTCCATTAGAATATTTCAAACTAACTGATCTACTTGACAACTATGCAAAGAAACTTCCAACCATTTCAAACATATCAGCATTTTCATTCCAAAGTGCCTTCTTTGATCCCAAACAACTTCCTGATCCGTCTCAGCAACTAAAGATCCTTCAGCTTCAGAGACGCAACAGTAAACTTAGTAAAGTCAGAACCAAATTGTTAACTGTTCCTCAAAATGTGTTTGAGTTAGGGATCCATCATGTTAGCAAACCTATCGATGAATTTAAACAAGTTCTATATGTTGATCCAGATGTAGCAAAGATTCATCATTACAGAGCATGTATAATAAACTTTGAACCAGATATGACGTGTTTTAAAGACTTGAAAGATGATACAATTCTCAAGTACTCTGACGAACTGATACAGAATTACAAGGATGCCGTTAAAAATACTATGCATTTATTTGCTCCTGCAAACGAGCTTCAAAAATCTTCTGTAAAATAA